A part of Pseudomonas lutea genomic DNA contains:
- the waaC gene encoding lipopolysaccharide heptosyltransferase I, with protein MRVLLIKTSSLGDVIHTLPALTDALRALPGIQFDWVVEEGFAEIPTWHPAVANVIPVAIRRWRKNLWQTFKNGEWRQFKQRLRDARYDLVIDAQGLLKSAWLTRYVKAPVVGLDKTSAREPMAARFYDRPYAVARGQHAVERLRQLFGQALGYAVPAGLGDYGLDRSRLLEPDSGLPFVLFLHGTTWDSKHWPELYWRQLAERMIGRGLEVRLPWGNPAEKARAERIADGLDNAVVLPKLNLAGVARVLAAAQGCVAVDTGLGHLAAALDVPTLSLFGPTNPGLTGAYGKSQVHLAADYPACAPCLQKKCTYRPTPEDQRQVDTEREWPMCFTRLNPERVANQLGALLLAKEHP; from the coding sequence TTGCGGGTATTGCTGATCAAAACTTCCTCGCTGGGCGATGTTATCCACACCTTGCCCGCCTTGACCGATGCGCTTCGCGCGCTGCCCGGCATCCAGTTCGACTGGGTGGTTGAGGAGGGTTTCGCCGAGATACCGACCTGGCACCCGGCGGTTGCCAATGTGATACCCGTCGCGATTCGGCGCTGGCGCAAAAATCTCTGGCAGACCTTCAAAAATGGTGAATGGCGCCAGTTCAAGCAGCGGCTGCGCGACGCGCGCTACGATCTGGTGATCGACGCCCAAGGCCTGCTGAAAAGCGCCTGGCTCACCCGCTACGTCAAAGCGCCGGTCGTCGGGCTGGACAAAACCTCTGCGCGCGAGCCCATGGCCGCTCGTTTCTACGATCGGCCCTACGCTGTTGCTCGTGGCCAGCATGCGGTCGAGCGTTTGCGGCAGTTGTTTGGTCAGGCGCTGGGCTACGCTGTACCGGCCGGGCTGGGTGATTACGGCCTGGATCGCAGCAGGTTGCTGGAGCCGGACAGCGGCTTGCCGTTTGTGTTGTTCTTGCACGGCACGACCTGGGACAGCAAGCACTGGCCGGAGCTGTATTGGCGGCAGCTGGCTGAACGCATGATCGGCCGAGGGCTGGAAGTTCGTCTGCCGTGGGGCAACCCGGCCGAAAAGGCGCGGGCTGAGCGAATTGCCGATGGCCTAGATAACGCCGTGGTGCTGCCCAAGCTCAATCTGGCAGGGGTCGCTCGCGTTCTGGCGGCTGCGCAAGGCTGCGTTGCAGTGGACACCGGGCTCGGCCATCTGGCCGCTGCACTCGATGTACCGACCCTGTCGCTGTTTGGCCCGACCAATCCGGGCCTCACCGGGGCATACGGCAAATCGCAGGTTCATCTGGCAGCCGATTACCCTGCCTGCGCTCCCTGTCTGCAAAAGAAATGCACTTACCGACCGACGCCGGAAGATCAGCGTCAGGTCGACACCGAACGCGAGTGGCCGATGTGCTTCACTCGCCTGAATCCCGAGCGGGTAGCGAACCAGTTAGGCGCGCTATTGCTGGCAAAGGAACATCCCTGA
- the waaF gene encoding lipopolysaccharide heptosyltransferase II, with protein MRILIVGPSWVGDMVMAQTLFQCLKQRHPQCEIDVLAPEWSRPILERMPEVRTALSFPLGHGALELATRRRIGRSLKGQYDQAILLPNSLKSALVPFFAGIPKRTGWRGEYRYGLLNDVRTLDKQRYPLMIERFMALAYDKGAELPRPYPQPSLQIQPASRDAALAKFGLSLDRPVLALCPGAEFGESKRWPSEHYAKVAEARIREGWQVWLFGSKNDHAVGESIRERLIPGLREESVNLSGSTSLAEAIDLLSCADSVVSNDSGLMHVAAALNRPLVAVYGSTSPGFTPPLADQVEVVRLGIECSPCFDRTCRFGHYNCLRLLEPESVLQALGRISGTPVEVS; from the coding sequence ATGAGAATTCTGATCGTAGGGCCCAGCTGGGTCGGTGACATGGTGATGGCGCAGACGCTGTTCCAGTGCCTGAAGCAGCGTCACCCGCAGTGCGAAATCGATGTGCTGGCGCCCGAGTGGAGCCGGCCGATTCTCGAACGCATGCCCGAAGTGCGCACCGCCTTGAGCTTCCCGCTCGGCCATGGCGCGCTGGAACTGGCCACGCGCCGGCGCATTGGCAGGTCCTTGAAAGGCCAGTACGACCAGGCGATTCTGCTGCCCAACTCGCTCAAGTCGGCGCTGGTGCCGTTCTTTGCCGGTATTCCCAAGCGCACCGGTTGGCGCGGCGAGTATCGCTACGGCCTGCTCAATGACGTTCGCACCCTCGACAAACAGCGTTACCCGCTGATGATCGAGCGTTTCATGGCCCTGGCCTACGACAAAGGTGCCGAACTGCCACGGCCATATCCACAACCCAGCCTGCAAATCCAGCCGGCCAGCCGTGACGCGGCATTGGCCAAGTTCGGCCTGAGCCTCGACCGCCCGGTGCTGGCGCTGTGTCCGGGCGCCGAGTTCGGTGAGTCCAAACGCTGGCCCTCCGAGCACTACGCCAAGGTTGCTGAAGCGCGCATTCGCGAAGGTTGGCAAGTGTGGCTGTTTGGATCGAAGAATGACCATGCGGTGGGCGAGAGCATCCGTGAGCGGCTGATTCCCGGCCTGCGTGAAGAGTCGGTCAACCTCAGCGGCAGCACTTCTCTGGCCGAAGCCATTGACCTGCTGTCCTGCGCGGACTCCGTTGTGTCCAACGACTCGGGGCTGATGCACGTGGCCGCTGCGCTGAATCGCCCATTGGTGGCGGTGTACGGTTCGACGTCACCCGGCTTCACGCCGCCGCTGGCCGATCAGGTAGAAGTTGTTCGGCTCGGTATCGAATGTAGCCCATGCTTCGACCGCACCTGTCGCTTCGGTCATTACAACTGCTTGCGCTTGCTGGAGCCTGAGTCAGTGCTTCAAGCGCTGGGCCGCATCAGCGGCACGCCGGTCGAGGTTTCCTGA
- the glnE gene encoding bifunctional [glutamate--ammonia ligase]-adenylyl-L-tyrosine phosphorylase/[glutamate--ammonia-ligase] adenylyltransferase, with protein sequence MSLPPLAELPAVLLPLVTRARQSWCSALESQTDEARRQFQAWPKGRLSAFDRVCAASDFVADQVSRDPLMLLDLAETGELERSFQPGELLGQLANAVVQAASDDELGRNLRRQRTRQQVRIIWRDLTRQADLVETCRDLSDMADGCIDLAYKWLYERHCQQFGTPTGRRTGEPQQMVILGMGKLGAVELNLSSDIDLIFAYPEGGETQGVKRPLDNQEFFIRLGQRLIKALDPVTVDGFVFRVDMRLRPYGSSGALVLSFNALEQYYQDQGRDWERYAMIKARVVGGDQQKGSELLDMLRPFVYRRYLDFSAIEALRTMKQLIQQEVRRKGMAENIKLGSGGIREVEFIAQAFQLIHGGRDLSLQQRPLLKVLKTLEGQGYLPAAVIDELREGYQFLRYTEHAIQAIADRQTQMLPDDPQDQARIAFMMGFADWAIFHERLMYWRGRVEWHFRQVIADPDEEEGQQDHGEEIVGGEWLPLWEESQNEESACLQLHEGGFADATKALKNLSNLRSSAQLRSMQRLGRERLDAFIPRLLAQAVEHNNPDLVLERVLPLVEAVARRSAYLVLLTENPGALRRLLTLCAASPWIAEQIARFPLLLDELLNEGRLFSPPQALELAAELRERLTRIPEDDLEQQMEALRHFKLAHRLRVAASEITGSLPLMKVSDYLTWLAEAILEQVLALAWRHTVARHGAPRRPDGTLCDPGFVIVGYGKVGGIELGHGSDLDLVFIHDGDPQAETDGAKPIDGAQFFTRLGQRIIHLITTQTNSGQLYEVDMRLRPSGAAGLLVSSLGAFSRYQENEAWTWEHQALVRARVLVGSTDVGRQFEAVRASVLGRERDLQKLRQEVSEMRTKMRDNLGTRATAAGKAANAFEPTSRFDLKQDAGGIVDIEFMVQYAALAWSREHPALLRYTDNIRILEGLEEAGLMAAADAGLLREAYKAYRSAAHRQALQNDPGVVAGDQFATERREVMRIWEQLGLS encoded by the coding sequence ATGAGCCTTCCCCCGCTGGCCGAGCTGCCGGCTGTCCTCTTGCCTCTGGTTACCCGCGCGCGCCAGTCCTGGTGCAGCGCGCTGGAGTCTCAGACAGACGAAGCCAGGCGGCAGTTTCAAGCCTGGCCCAAGGGACGGCTATCGGCGTTCGATCGCGTGTGTGCCGCCAGCGATTTTGTCGCCGATCAGGTATCACGCGATCCGCTGATGCTGCTCGACCTCGCCGAAACCGGTGAGCTGGAGCGCAGTTTTCAGCCCGGCGAGCTGCTCGGGCAACTCGCCAATGCGGTTGTCCAGGCGGCCAGCGACGATGAACTGGGGCGTAATCTACGTCGTCAACGCACGCGCCAGCAAGTGCGAATTATCTGGCGGGATCTGACCCGGCAGGCTGATCTGGTGGAAACCTGCCGCGATCTCTCGGACATGGCAGATGGCTGCATCGATCTGGCTTACAAGTGGCTGTACGAACGCCATTGCCAGCAGTTCGGCACGCCGACCGGCCGTCGGACAGGCGAGCCGCAACAGATGGTCATCCTTGGGATGGGCAAGCTGGGCGCCGTTGAATTGAACCTGTCGTCAGACATCGATCTCATCTTTGCCTACCCCGAAGGCGGCGAAACCCAAGGCGTCAAACGTCCGCTGGACAACCAGGAGTTTTTCATCCGCCTCGGCCAGCGGCTGATCAAGGCGCTGGATCCGGTCACGGTGGACGGCTTTGTCTTTCGCGTCGACATGCGCCTGCGCCCGTATGGGTCTTCCGGTGCGCTGGTGCTCAGCTTCAATGCATTGGAGCAGTACTATCAGGACCAGGGTCGCGACTGGGAACGCTACGCCATGATCAAGGCGCGGGTGGTCGGCGGCGATCAGCAGAAGGGCAGCGAACTGCTCGACATGCTGCGGCCCTTTGTCTACCGCCGCTACCTGGACTTCTCGGCAATCGAAGCGTTACGCACCATGAAGCAGCTGATCCAGCAGGAAGTTCGTCGCAAAGGCATGGCCGAGAACATCAAGCTGGGCTCGGGTGGCATTCGCGAGGTGGAATTCATCGCCCAGGCGTTTCAGCTGATTCACGGCGGACGTGATCTGAGTCTGCAGCAGCGACCGCTGCTCAAGGTGCTCAAAACCCTTGAAGGCCAGGGCTACTTACCAGCTGCGGTCATTGATGAATTGCGCGAAGGCTATCAATTCCTGCGTTATACGGAGCACGCCATTCAGGCGATTGCCGACCGCCAGACGCAAATGCTCCCGGATGACCCGCAGGATCAGGCGCGCATCGCATTCATGATGGGCTTTGCCGACTGGGCGATTTTTCATGAGCGGCTGATGTACTGGCGTGGCCGCGTCGAATGGCACTTCCGCCAAGTGATCGCCGACCCGGATGAAGAAGAGGGGCAGCAGGACCACGGCGAGGAAATCGTCGGCGGCGAGTGGCTGCCGTTGTGGGAAGAATCACAGAACGAGGAGAGCGCCTGCCTTCAATTGCATGAAGGCGGGTTCGCTGATGCGACCAAAGCGCTGAAAAATCTGAGCAACTTGCGCAGCAGTGCTCAGTTGCGCTCGATGCAGCGTCTTGGCCGCGAGCGTTTGGATGCGTTCATTCCCCGGCTGCTCGCGCAGGCCGTTGAGCACAATAATCCCGATTTGGTGCTGGAGCGCGTGCTGCCGCTGGTTGAAGCGGTGGCGCGTCGTTCGGCGTATCTGGTCTTGCTGACCGAAAACCCTGGCGCGTTGCGTCGATTGCTGACCCTGTGCGCGGCGAGCCCCTGGATTGCCGAGCAAATTGCCCGCTTCCCGCTGTTGCTCGACGAATTGCTCAACGAAGGCCGGTTGTTCAGCCCGCCCCAGGCCCTTGAACTGGCAGCCGAGCTGCGCGAGCGTTTGACACGTATTCCCGAGGACGACCTGGAGCAGCAGATGGAGGCGTTGCGGCACTTCAAACTGGCGCACCGGCTGCGCGTCGCCGCCTCGGAAATCACCGGCAGTTTGCCGCTGATGAAAGTCAGCGATTACCTGACCTGGCTGGCCGAAGCGATTCTGGAACAAGTGCTGGCGCTCGCCTGGCGCCACACCGTCGCCCGCCATGGCGCACCACGCCGCCCGGACGGCACGTTGTGCGATCCCGGGTTTGTCATCGTCGGCTACGGCAAAGTGGGCGGCATCGAACTGGGTCATGGTTCGGATCTGGACCTTGTGTTCATTCACGACGGCGATCCCCAGGCTGAAACCGACGGCGCCAAGCCGATCGATGGCGCGCAATTCTTCACGCGGCTCGGCCAGCGGATCATTCACCTGATCACCACCCAAACCAATTCCGGCCAACTGTACGAAGTCGACATGCGCCTGCGTCCGTCGGGCGCCGCGGGCTTGCTGGTCAGTTCCCTCGGGGCATTTTCCCGTTATCAGGAGAACGAGGCCTGGACATGGGAGCATCAGGCGCTGGTCCGCGCACGCGTGCTGGTGGGCAGCACTGACGTGGGGCGACAATTCGAGGCCGTGCGCGCGTCCGTACTCGGCCGGGAGCGGGATTTACAAAAGCTGCGCCAGGAGGTCAGCGAGATGCGCACCAAGATGCGCGACAACCTCGGCACCCGCGCCACGGCGGCAGGCAAGGCGGCGAATGCGTTTGAGCCCACGTCCCGCTTCGACCTCAAGCAGGACGCCGGAGGTATCGTCGATATTGAATTTATGGTGCAATACGCGGCCCTGGCGTGGTCCAGAGAGCATCCTGCGCTGCTTCGCTACACCGATAACATCCGCATTCTGGAAGGCCTTGAAGAGGCGGGTCTGATGGCCGCCGCTGATGCCGGCCTGCTGCGTGAGGCGTACAAGGCTTATCGCTCGGCCGCGCACCGGCAGGCTCTGCAGAACGATCCGGGCGTCGTGGCCGGTGACCAGTTCGCAACCGAGCGGCGGGAAGTGATGCGGATCTGGGAGCAGCTGGGGTTGAGTTGA